A region of Legionella donaldsonii DNA encodes the following proteins:
- the lptA gene encoding lipopolysaccharide transport periplasmic protein LptA: MPKIGLLKSITLLLLILTSNHSLAMPDDREKLVELSADSADLNQQTHRGEYIGDVQFDQGTTHLRAAKAITEGDKHNKLVFAVAEGNDKEQAHYWTQTAIDKPLLHAYADIIRYYPNRHLIELIGNAHVSQGDNSFAAPKISYDTLKQHVVSKSDGKTRTTIIIHPGKQS; the protein is encoded by the coding sequence ATGCCTAAGATTGGACTATTAAAATCCATTACTTTGCTGCTACTGATCTTAACTAGTAACCATAGTCTGGCAATGCCCGATGATCGCGAAAAACTGGTTGAATTATCAGCGGATTCAGCTGATCTCAATCAACAAACCCATCGAGGGGAATATATTGGTGACGTCCAATTCGATCAAGGAACTACACATTTACGAGCAGCAAAAGCGATTACTGAAGGAGATAAGCACAACAAATTAGTTTTTGCTGTTGCTGAAGGTAATGATAAGGAACAGGCTCATTATTGGACGCAAACTGCAATAGATAAACCCTTATTACATGCCTACGCTGATATCATCCGTTATTACCCAAACCGCCACCTGATTGAACTCATTGGTAATGCCCATGTATCCCAGGGAGATAATTCTTTTGCAGCGCCTAAAATTAGTTACGATACTCTCAAACAGCATGTAGTCTCTAAAAGTGATGGTAAGACACGTACGACAATTATCATTCATCCAGGAAAACAATCATGA
- the lptB gene encoding LPS export ABC transporter ATP-binding protein, producing MSELSAKNLKKSFKTRTVVNGVSINIRRGECVGLLGPNGAGKTTCFYMIVGLQSCDEGQIILDGKDVTKAPMHQRARLGVGYLPQEASVFRKMTVSENILAILQLRHDLDEQARQEKLEQLLHEFHISHLQKSLGMSLSGGERRRVEIARALAIEPTFILLDEPFAGVDPISVLDIKKIISHLCDKNIGVLITDHNVRETLDICERAYIVTQGKILCEGSPEAILANQQVRAVYLGEEFSL from the coding sequence ATGAGTGAATTGTCAGCAAAAAACTTAAAAAAATCATTTAAAACCCGTACCGTTGTTAATGGTGTCAGTATTAATATTCGCCGTGGTGAGTGTGTCGGTTTATTAGGGCCAAATGGAGCAGGAAAAACAACTTGTTTTTATATGATCGTTGGCCTGCAATCCTGTGATGAGGGCCAAATCATCCTTGATGGCAAAGATGTTACCAAGGCGCCGATGCACCAACGAGCACGATTAGGTGTAGGTTATCTACCCCAAGAAGCATCCGTATTTCGTAAAATGACAGTATCAGAGAATATATTGGCCATACTGCAATTACGTCATGATCTGGATGAGCAAGCACGGCAAGAGAAACTAGAGCAATTGCTGCATGAATTCCATATTTCTCATTTACAAAAAAGTTTAGGAATGAGTTTATCAGGTGGTGAACGCCGCCGAGTCGAAATCGCCCGTGCATTAGCCATTGAGCCGACCTTCATTTTGTTGGATGAACCATTCGCAGGTGTTGATCCTATCTCTGTTCTTGATATTAAAAAAATAATTTCCCATTTATGTGACAAAAACATTGGGGTTTTAATCACGGATCACAATGTCCGTGAAACTTTAGATATCTGTGAACGTGCATATATTGTGACTCAGGGCAAAATCCTTTGCGAAGGTTCGCCCGAAGCAATTCTTGCCAACCAGCAAGTACGTGCAGTGTATTTGGGTGAAGAGTTCTCATTATAA
- a CDS encoding anthranilate synthase component II has protein sequence MLLIIDNYDSFTYNLVQYFQCLGQEVKVFANDRISIEDIERLAPQYLVISPGPKGPAQAGISLQVIEHFYQQTPILGICLGHQCLAHFFGASIIQAPEIMHGKNSLINHNKRGLFRNLPTPFQATRYHSLAVDIATLPSCFAIDAWADNTIMAITHRQYPLYGLQFHPEAILSEYGMQLLTHFLAYEYQ, from the coding sequence ATGTTGCTTATTATTGATAATTACGATTCTTTTACTTATAACCTTGTACAATACTTTCAATGCTTGGGGCAAGAGGTTAAGGTCTTTGCAAATGATCGCATCTCTATTGAGGATATTGAACGTCTAGCGCCCCAGTACCTGGTTATTTCTCCGGGCCCCAAAGGCCCAGCGCAAGCAGGTATTTCTTTACAGGTGATTGAACATTTTTATCAGCAAACTCCCATTCTTGGAATTTGTTTAGGTCATCAATGTCTAGCTCATTTTTTTGGAGCCTCCATTATTCAGGCACCAGAAATAATGCACGGCAAAAACTCTTTAATTAACCATAACAAGCGAGGCTTGTTTCGTAATTTGCCGACTCCATTTCAGGCTACTCGTTATCATTCACTAGCTGTCGATATTGCAACCCTACCCTCTTGTTTTGCCATTGATGCATGGGCTGATAATACAATTATGGCTATTACACATCGTCAATATCCTTTATATGGTCTACAATTTCATCCGGAAGCCATTTTAAGTGAATATGGCATGCAGCTTTTAACTCATTTTTTAGCCTATGAATACCAATAA
- the trpD gene encoding anthranilate phosphoribosyltransferase, translating into MNTNKLFEQLIAGENLTATATQDFMYACMKGELTDVQIATFLALMRMKGETVEELTAAASVMMKMAHCIDLGNDLLDIVGTGGDGKNTFNVSTVSSFVAAAAGAQVAKHGNRSVSSRSGSADLLLQAGFELHLTDAQLQACMQQCGVSFLFAPHFHQAVQHAKTARQQLGIRTFFNLLGPLINPAHVKKQVVGVCAYRLLEPIAKVLANLGSERALVINSRDGMDEVSISAITDVVEYHQGEFKHWCIDPKDYDCFHANLDAIIVNSPAQSLILAEKVLNGEWGPARDIVLLNTAAALYCAELSSSFSDAVEKAKKAIDSGKAAKTFMQLKALTQQVINNNE; encoded by the coding sequence ATGAATACCAATAAATTATTTGAACAATTAATTGCCGGTGAAAATTTAACCGCCACAGCAACACAAGATTTTATGTATGCCTGCATGAAAGGTGAATTGACTGATGTGCAAATCGCTACCTTTTTAGCCCTGATGCGTATGAAAGGTGAAACAGTTGAGGAATTAACTGCTGCGGCTTCCGTTATGATGAAAATGGCTCACTGCATTGATTTGGGTAATGATTTGCTAGACATCGTGGGTACAGGGGGTGATGGCAAAAATACCTTTAATGTCTCAACGGTCAGCAGTTTTGTTGCTGCAGCAGCAGGGGCTCAGGTGGCTAAACACGGTAATCGTTCTGTTTCCAGTCGTAGTGGTAGTGCCGATTTGCTATTACAGGCCGGCTTCGAACTTCATTTGACCGATGCGCAGTTACAAGCCTGCATGCAGCAATGCGGCGTCAGTTTTTTATTTGCGCCTCATTTTCATCAAGCAGTACAACATGCAAAAACAGCACGTCAACAACTTGGGATACGTACTTTTTTTAATTTGCTTGGGCCCCTTATTAATCCCGCCCATGTAAAAAAACAAGTTGTCGGCGTCTGCGCATATCGTTTGCTAGAGCCAATAGCCAAAGTACTTGCTAATCTTGGCAGTGAGCGTGCATTGGTCATCAATTCTCGTGATGGCATGGATGAAGTCAGTATTTCAGCCATTACAGATGTCGTAGAATATCATCAAGGTGAATTCAAACATTGGTGTATTGACCCCAAAGATTATGATTGTTTTCATGCTAATTTGGACGCCATTATAGTCAACTCCCCTGCTCAAAGCCTGATACTTGCTGAGAAGGTGTTGAATGGTGAGTGGGGACCCGCGCGCGATATCGTCCTATTAAACACTGCTGCCGCGCTTTATTGTGCAGAACTCAGCTCCAGTTTTAGCGATGCTGTAGAAAAGGCTAAAAAGGCAATTGATAGTGGCAAAGCCGCCAAAACATTTATGCAATTGAAAGCATTAACTCAACAAGTGATAAACAATAATGAATAG
- the trpC gene encoding indole-3-glycerol phosphate synthase TrpC yields MNSILNRIAEHKQEEIAQAKRLKPLASLKNIDALPVRDFIAGLHKINPAIIAEIKKASPSKGIIRADFDVATIAQIYEKNGASCLSVLTDHQFFHGDPSYLAVAKKHSSLPVLRKDFIIDDYQLYESRALGADCILLIVAMLDDSQLRDYCQLAQELGMAVLVESHTLAELERALVLPTPLMGVNNRSLHTFITDIRTSLELIHHLPADKIMISESGINTNEDIKRMQGNGINTFLIGESLMRAANIGHKLQELMS; encoded by the coding sequence ATGAATAGTATTTTAAATCGCATAGCCGAACATAAGCAGGAAGAAATCGCACAAGCAAAACGTCTTAAGCCTTTAGCCAGTTTAAAAAATATTGACGCGTTACCTGTCCGGGATTTTATTGCTGGTTTGCACAAGATTAATCCAGCGATTATTGCTGAAATCAAAAAAGCCTCACCCAGCAAAGGAATCATACGTGCTGATTTTGATGTAGCAACTATCGCCCAAATTTACGAAAAAAATGGAGCCAGCTGTCTATCTGTCCTAACAGACCATCAATTCTTTCATGGCGATCCAAGTTATTTAGCCGTAGCAAAAAAACATTCATCCTTACCCGTGCTCCGTAAAGACTTCATCATCGATGATTATCAACTCTATGAAAGCCGCGCTCTGGGAGCCGATTGTATTTTGTTGATTGTTGCCATGCTGGATGACTCGCAACTCCGAGATTACTGCCAACTAGCTCAAGAACTGGGTATGGCAGTATTAGTAGAAAGCCATACGCTAGCAGAACTTGAGCGTGCACTGGTACTACCGACTCCTTTGATGGGAGTCAACAATCGGAGTTTACACACTTTTATCACTGATATTCGTACTAGTCTTGAATTAATTCATCACCTGCCAGCAGATAAAATCATGATCAGTGAAAGCGGCATTAATACCAATGAAGATATTAAGCGAATGCAAGGAAATGGCATTAATACCTTTTTAATTGGTGAGAGTTTGATGCGCGCAGCGAATATAGGACATAAGCTTCAAGAATTAATGAGCTAA
- the glsA gene encoding glutaminase A yields the protein MTNKKITPALLKQLVTKAERNQDGDTANYIPELANVNKDLTAVAVKLLSGESFSYSNLPLSPVTLQSTGKLIPLIGLLEEFGAEQLFEWVKVEPSGDDFASITRLERFGPKPSNPMLNAGAITLCSHIPGLGEQKFAWLEHWVQKLFNQRLSINPLVFASEKRTGDRNRSMAYLLKSRNNLGTGVGETLDLYFTLCSYEAMLEQMLYLPTILANAGKDPQDGTQIISLETCKITLAIMATCGLYDETGTHMVRTGMPAKSGVSGYTIAVVPAKAGIVVLSPRVNAKGNSIRGEIILENLSNTMEWHFAVP from the coding sequence ATGACAAATAAAAAAATAACACCTGCTCTTTTGAAACAATTAGTAACCAAGGCGGAGCGCAATCAGGATGGCGATACCGCGAATTACATACCCGAATTAGCGAATGTGAACAAAGACTTAACGGCTGTAGCAGTTAAGCTTTTAAGCGGCGAATCATTTTCTTACAGCAATCTGCCTCTATCGCCAGTTACTCTACAAAGTACAGGCAAATTGATTCCCCTTATTGGCCTTTTAGAGGAATTTGGCGCAGAACAGCTTTTTGAATGGGTTAAAGTTGAACCTTCCGGCGATGATTTTGCATCGATTACGCGTCTTGAACGGTTTGGCCCTAAACCATCCAATCCTATGTTAAATGCTGGCGCAATTACCCTTTGCTCTCATATACCTGGCTTAGGAGAGCAGAAATTTGCCTGGCTGGAACATTGGGTACAGAAATTATTTAATCAACGTTTGAGCATAAATCCCCTGGTATTTGCGTCAGAAAAAAGGACTGGGGACCGTAATCGTTCCATGGCCTATTTACTCAAAAGCAGGAACAATTTGGGAACCGGCGTTGGTGAAACGCTTGATTTATATTTTACTCTTTGCTCTTACGAAGCAATGCTTGAACAGATGCTCTATTTACCGACTATCTTAGCCAATGCAGGAAAAGATCCCCAAGATGGAACACAAATTATTTCACTTGAAACATGTAAAATTACGCTCGCTATTATGGCTACCTGTGGTTTATATGATGAGACTGGAACACATATGGTTCGTACCGGCATGCCCGCTAAAAGTGGCGTTTCAGGATATACCATTGCCGTAGTTCCTGCCAAAGCGGGTATAGTGGTACTTAGTCCTCGAGTCAATGCTAAAGGCAATAGCATTCGCGGTGAAATTATCCTGGAAAACTTATCAAATACCATGGAATGGCATTTTGCAGTTCCCTAA